A region from the Salvia splendens isolate huo1 chromosome 15, SspV2, whole genome shotgun sequence genome encodes:
- the LOC121767622 gene encoding uncharacterized protein LOC121767622, with protein sequence MAEDRANSGEEKKALPPPKMPESPDSGDSVDAPTNSKPRIPKLDDFTPKKTNQAESAANAGNKGRSCKGCLYYSSQLKSDSRNPLCIGLSRSLPTAPRYIVGKSEMEASKEGKILRDFKYGCVGYSIYADQKNRTPDAQQSEPELPICMGLEVLVDRKIKESLPDGNRLPVPQHRSPQPANSSRDEFLSRFTRNANLIANGVAKNIRRVGNQIKRSLDDIMYPYGKRPK encoded by the exons ATGGCGGAAGATAGAGCTAACAGTGGCGAAGAAAAGAAGGCGTTACCGCCCCCTAAAATGCCAGAATCGCCCGACTCCGGCGACTCAGTTGACGCTCCTACCAATTCCAAACCGAGAATACCAAAACTGGACGATTTCACACCGAAGAAAACGAATCAAGCTGAATCCGCTGCCAATGCCGGGAACAAGGGAAGATCTTGCAAAGGATGCCTCTATTATTCTTCGCAATTGAAATCCGATTCTAGGAATCCTCTCTGCATCGGCCTCTCCCGCTCCCTCCCTACTG CGCCTCGATATATTGTTGGGAAATCTGAGATGGAAGCATCTAAAGAGGGTAAGATCCTCAGGGATTTTAAATACGGTTGCGTTGGTTATTCTATTTACGCCGACCAAAAGAACCGGACCCCTGATGCACAACAGTCTGAACCGGAACTGCCTATCTGCATGGGACTTGAG GTGTTAGTGGATCGGAAAATCAAAGAATCTTTACCTG ATGGAAACAGATTACCAGTACCACAGCATCGGTCACCTCAACCAGCTAATTCCAGTCGGGATGAGTTTCTGAGCAG GTTTACACGAAATGCAAACCTGATTGCAAATGGGGTGGCGAAGAACATTCGTAGAGTAGGGAACCAGATAAAGCGAAGCCTAGATGATATCATGTATCCCTACGGGAAAAGACCAAAGTAA
- the LOC121767620 gene encoding transmembrane and coiled-coil domain-containing protein 4-like isoform X3 — MSSSLSPLTATQKYAAAALFALSLHQAQIHQSRPLGFPSHPDDDGDNGSACLSEERISSSSSCESVADYPQLWAHDSSGLLRPIFKYLEIDIRAWDGLQETVTYATASHHVGAFIRLLAEESSNVSRESSGKELALANAIKAMTLSLESSHGDYAAKQEKQREYEHACREKFKTSEKTAEPESEDNDLFTTRLEEKDATTAEEAHVQSVTESDRKPLEEITMLSYATKVRVLYELLTACLANAPEDEKATTRQRKGYDARHRVTLRLLSAWFDLKWITVESIETIVACSAMALLKEKETEDVSHPKSKWAKWKRGGIIGGAALAGGTLLAVTGGLAAPAIAAGFSALAPTLGTIIPFVGAGAAAFASAAGTVAGSVAVAASFGGAGLTGSKMARRIGDVDEFEFKAIGGNHNQGRLAVQILISGFVFEEDDFKRPWDGQCDNSESYVLQWESKHLIAVSTAIQDWLTSALAMEMMKHGAMMTVLSSLLVALAWPATLLYLTDIIDSKWTIALNRSDKAGKLLAEVLLKGLHGQRPVTLVGFSLGARVIFRCLQTLAESENSAGLVERVVLLGAPIGIKDMNWEATRKVVSGRYVNVYSTNDWMLGIAFRAKFSSNVAHCAFDSLLTQGLAGIQPVDVPGIENVDVTELIEGHSSYLWRTHHILEQLELDTYFPVFNRKIVES, encoded by the exons ATGTCGTCATCACTGTCACCGCTGACAGCGACGCAGAAATACGCCGCCGCAGCGCTTTTTGCTCTATCCCTGCACCAGGCGCAGATCCATCAGAGCCGTCCATTGGGATTCCCCTCTCATCCAGACGACGACGGCGACAACGGTTCTGCCTGTTTGTCGGAGGAACGCATCAGCTCTAGCAGTAGCTGCGAATCCGTCGCAGATTATCCCCAGCTCTGGGCGCACGATTCCTCCGGTCTTCTTCGCCCTATCTTCAA gtatTTGGAAATTGATATCAGAGCGTGGGATGGGCTGCAGGAGACTGTGACGTATGCAACTGCTAGTCATCATGTTGGAGCT TTTATAAGGTTGCTAGCCGAGGAAAGTAGCAATGTATCTCGAGAATCGTCTGGGAAGGAACTGGCTTTAGCAAATGCTATAAAAGCTATGACCTTGAGTCTAGAAAGTAGTCATGGAGATTATGCGGCTAAGCAGGAGAAGCAACGCGAATATGAGCATGCTTGTCGGGAGAAGTTTAAAACCTCAGAGAAGACGGCAGAGCCAGAATCTGAAGATAATGATCTCTTTACTACTCGTCTGGAGGAAAAGGATGCCACTACAGCTGAGGAAGCCCATGTACAATCTGTCACTGAATCTGATCGGAAACCATTGGAAGAGATAACAATGCTTAGTTATGCAACGAAAGTAAGAGTTCTGTACGAGCTTCTTACTGCTTGTCTAGCCAATGCACCTGAAGACGAAAAGGCCACTACCAGACAAAGAAAAGGTTATGATGCTAGACATCGCGTGACTCTGAGGTTGCTATCTGCCTGGTTTGATCTAAAGTGGATAACAGTG GAGTCAATTGAAACTATCGTTGCTTGCTCTGCAATGGCTCttctaaaagaaaaggaaacagAAGATGTTTCTCATCCAAAAAGCAAATGGGCCAAGTGGAAACGTGGAGGAATTATCGGAGGTGCTGCGTTAGCCGGAGGAACATTGTTGGCAGTTACTGGAG GTTTAGCTGCTCCAGCTATTGCGGCTGGATTCAGTGCCTTGGCACCTACATTAGGGACTATAATTCCCTTTGTTGGAGCAGGTGCTGCTGCTTTTGCTAGTGCTGCTGGAACTGTTGCAGGTTCTGTTGCAGTGGCAGCTTCCTTTGGTG GAGCTGGACTTACAGGAAGCAAAATGGCCAGAAGGATCGGAGATGTTGATGAATTTGAGTTCAAAGCTATAGGAGGAAACCATAACCAAGGG CGACTAGCAGTTCAGATCTTAATATCTGGATTTGTTTTTGAGGAAGATGACTTCAAGAGACCTTGGGATGGACAATGTGACAACTCTGAAAG TTATGTACTGCAGTGGGAGTCCAAGCATCTAATTGCTGTAAGCACAGCTATTCAGGACTGGCTTACTTCAG CATTAGCCATGGAAATGATGAAACACGGCGCAATGATGACTGTTCTAAGCTCTCTTTTGGTAGCACTGGCTTGGCCAGCTACATTGCTTTATCTCACTGATATTATTGACAGCAAATGGACGATTGCCCTGAACAG GTCTGACAAGGCAGGAAAGTTGCTAGCTGAAGTGTTACTGAAGGGGCTGCATGGTCAGAG GCCTGTGACACTTGTTGGTTTCTCCCTTGGAGCAAGGGTGATTTTCAGGTGCCTCCAAACTCTGGCTGAAAGTGAAAATAGTG CTGGACTTGTGGAGAGAGTTGTTCTTCTTGGAGCTCCCATCGGAATCAAGGACATGAACTGGGAAGCCACGCGAAAG GTGGTGTCTGGGAGATACGTGAACGTCTATTCTACGAATGATTGGATGCTTGGGATTGCCTTTCGTGCAAA GTTTTCATCTAATGTTGCCCATTGTGCGTTTGACAGTCTTCTCACCCAAGGATTAGCTGGAATTCAACCGGTTGATGTCCCCGGCATTGAAAAT GTGGACGTGACTGAGCTCATTGAGGGGCACTCGTCGTACCTATGGAGAACCCACCATATCCTCGAACAACTTGAGCTTGACACATACTTTCCCGTTTTCAACAGGAAAATCGTAGAGTCATAG
- the LOC121767620 gene encoding transmembrane and coiled-coil domain-containing protein 4-like isoform X2, with translation MSSSLSPLTATQKYAAAALFALSLHQAQIHQSRPLGFPSHPDDDGDNGSACLSEERISSSSSCESVADYPQLWAHDSSGLLRPIFKYLEIDIRAWDGLQETVTYATASHHVGAFIRLLAEESSNVSRESSGKELALANAIKAMTLSLESSHGDYAAKQEKQREYEHACREKFKTSEKTAEPESEDNDLFTTRLEEKDATTAEEAHVQSVTESDRKPLEEITMLSYATKVRVLYELLTACLANAPEDEKATTRQRKGYDARHRVTLRLLSAWFDLKWITESIETIVACSAMALLKEKETEDVSHPKSKWAKWKRGGIIGGAALAGGTLLAVTGGLAAPAIAAGFSALAPTLGTIIPFVGAGAAAFASAAGTVAGSVAVAASFGAAGAGLTGSKMARRIGDVDEFEFKAIGGNHNQGRLAVQILISGFVFEEDDFKRPWDGQCDNSESYVLQWESKHLIAVSTAIQDWLTSALAMEMMKHGAMMTVLSSLLVALAWPATLLYLTDIIDSKWTIALNRSDKAGKLLAEVLLKGLHGQRPVTLVGFSLGARVIFRCLQTLAESENSAGLVERVVLLGAPIGIKDMNWEATRKVVSGRYVNVYSTNDWMLGIAFRAKFSSNVAHCAFDSLLTQGLAGIQPVDVPGIENVDVTELIEGHSSYLWRTHHILEQLELDTYFPVFNRKIVES, from the exons ATGTCGTCATCACTGTCACCGCTGACAGCGACGCAGAAATACGCCGCCGCAGCGCTTTTTGCTCTATCCCTGCACCAGGCGCAGATCCATCAGAGCCGTCCATTGGGATTCCCCTCTCATCCAGACGACGACGGCGACAACGGTTCTGCCTGTTTGTCGGAGGAACGCATCAGCTCTAGCAGTAGCTGCGAATCCGTCGCAGATTATCCCCAGCTCTGGGCGCACGATTCCTCCGGTCTTCTTCGCCCTATCTTCAA gtatTTGGAAATTGATATCAGAGCGTGGGATGGGCTGCAGGAGACTGTGACGTATGCAACTGCTAGTCATCATGTTGGAGCT TTTATAAGGTTGCTAGCCGAGGAAAGTAGCAATGTATCTCGAGAATCGTCTGGGAAGGAACTGGCTTTAGCAAATGCTATAAAAGCTATGACCTTGAGTCTAGAAAGTAGTCATGGAGATTATGCGGCTAAGCAGGAGAAGCAACGCGAATATGAGCATGCTTGTCGGGAGAAGTTTAAAACCTCAGAGAAGACGGCAGAGCCAGAATCTGAAGATAATGATCTCTTTACTACTCGTCTGGAGGAAAAGGATGCCACTACAGCTGAGGAAGCCCATGTACAATCTGTCACTGAATCTGATCGGAAACCATTGGAAGAGATAACAATGCTTAGTTATGCAACGAAAGTAAGAGTTCTGTACGAGCTTCTTACTGCTTGTCTAGCCAATGCACCTGAAGACGAAAAGGCCACTACCAGACAAAGAAAAGGTTATGATGCTAGACATCGCGTGACTCTGAGGTTGCTATCTGCCTGGTTTGATCTAAAGTGGATAACA GAGTCAATTGAAACTATCGTTGCTTGCTCTGCAATGGCTCttctaaaagaaaaggaaacagAAGATGTTTCTCATCCAAAAAGCAAATGGGCCAAGTGGAAACGTGGAGGAATTATCGGAGGTGCTGCGTTAGCCGGAGGAACATTGTTGGCAGTTACTGGAG GTTTAGCTGCTCCAGCTATTGCGGCTGGATTCAGTGCCTTGGCACCTACATTAGGGACTATAATTCCCTTTGTTGGAGCAGGTGCTGCTGCTTTTGCTAGTGCTGCTGGAACTGTTGCAGGTTCTGTTGCAGTGGCAGCTTCCTTTGGTG CTGCAGGAGCTGGACTTACAGGAAGCAAAATGGCCAGAAGGATCGGAGATGTTGATGAATTTGAGTTCAAAGCTATAGGAGGAAACCATAACCAAGGG CGACTAGCAGTTCAGATCTTAATATCTGGATTTGTTTTTGAGGAAGATGACTTCAAGAGACCTTGGGATGGACAATGTGACAACTCTGAAAG TTATGTACTGCAGTGGGAGTCCAAGCATCTAATTGCTGTAAGCACAGCTATTCAGGACTGGCTTACTTCAG CATTAGCCATGGAAATGATGAAACACGGCGCAATGATGACTGTTCTAAGCTCTCTTTTGGTAGCACTGGCTTGGCCAGCTACATTGCTTTATCTCACTGATATTATTGACAGCAAATGGACGATTGCCCTGAACAG GTCTGACAAGGCAGGAAAGTTGCTAGCTGAAGTGTTACTGAAGGGGCTGCATGGTCAGAG GCCTGTGACACTTGTTGGTTTCTCCCTTGGAGCAAGGGTGATTTTCAGGTGCCTCCAAACTCTGGCTGAAAGTGAAAATAGTG CTGGACTTGTGGAGAGAGTTGTTCTTCTTGGAGCTCCCATCGGAATCAAGGACATGAACTGGGAAGCCACGCGAAAG GTGGTGTCTGGGAGATACGTGAACGTCTATTCTACGAATGATTGGATGCTTGGGATTGCCTTTCGTGCAAA GTTTTCATCTAATGTTGCCCATTGTGCGTTTGACAGTCTTCTCACCCAAGGATTAGCTGGAATTCAACCGGTTGATGTCCCCGGCATTGAAAAT GTGGACGTGACTGAGCTCATTGAGGGGCACTCGTCGTACCTATGGAGAACCCACCATATCCTCGAACAACTTGAGCTTGACACATACTTTCCCGTTTTCAACAGGAAAATCGTAGAGTCATAG
- the LOC121767620 gene encoding transmembrane and coiled-coil domain-containing protein 4-like isoform X1 translates to MSSSLSPLTATQKYAAAALFALSLHQAQIHQSRPLGFPSHPDDDGDNGSACLSEERISSSSSCESVADYPQLWAHDSSGLLRPIFKYLEIDIRAWDGLQETVTYATASHHVGAFIRLLAEESSNVSRESSGKELALANAIKAMTLSLESSHGDYAAKQEKQREYEHACREKFKTSEKTAEPESEDNDLFTTRLEEKDATTAEEAHVQSVTESDRKPLEEITMLSYATKVRVLYELLTACLANAPEDEKATTRQRKGYDARHRVTLRLLSAWFDLKWITVESIETIVACSAMALLKEKETEDVSHPKSKWAKWKRGGIIGGAALAGGTLLAVTGGLAAPAIAAGFSALAPTLGTIIPFVGAGAAAFASAAGTVAGSVAVAASFGAAGAGLTGSKMARRIGDVDEFEFKAIGGNHNQGRLAVQILISGFVFEEDDFKRPWDGQCDNSESYVLQWESKHLIAVSTAIQDWLTSALAMEMMKHGAMMTVLSSLLVALAWPATLLYLTDIIDSKWTIALNRSDKAGKLLAEVLLKGLHGQRPVTLVGFSLGARVIFRCLQTLAESENSAGLVERVVLLGAPIGIKDMNWEATRKVVSGRYVNVYSTNDWMLGIAFRAKFSSNVAHCAFDSLLTQGLAGIQPVDVPGIENVDVTELIEGHSSYLWRTHHILEQLELDTYFPVFNRKIVES, encoded by the exons ATGTCGTCATCACTGTCACCGCTGACAGCGACGCAGAAATACGCCGCCGCAGCGCTTTTTGCTCTATCCCTGCACCAGGCGCAGATCCATCAGAGCCGTCCATTGGGATTCCCCTCTCATCCAGACGACGACGGCGACAACGGTTCTGCCTGTTTGTCGGAGGAACGCATCAGCTCTAGCAGTAGCTGCGAATCCGTCGCAGATTATCCCCAGCTCTGGGCGCACGATTCCTCCGGTCTTCTTCGCCCTATCTTCAA gtatTTGGAAATTGATATCAGAGCGTGGGATGGGCTGCAGGAGACTGTGACGTATGCAACTGCTAGTCATCATGTTGGAGCT TTTATAAGGTTGCTAGCCGAGGAAAGTAGCAATGTATCTCGAGAATCGTCTGGGAAGGAACTGGCTTTAGCAAATGCTATAAAAGCTATGACCTTGAGTCTAGAAAGTAGTCATGGAGATTATGCGGCTAAGCAGGAGAAGCAACGCGAATATGAGCATGCTTGTCGGGAGAAGTTTAAAACCTCAGAGAAGACGGCAGAGCCAGAATCTGAAGATAATGATCTCTTTACTACTCGTCTGGAGGAAAAGGATGCCACTACAGCTGAGGAAGCCCATGTACAATCTGTCACTGAATCTGATCGGAAACCATTGGAAGAGATAACAATGCTTAGTTATGCAACGAAAGTAAGAGTTCTGTACGAGCTTCTTACTGCTTGTCTAGCCAATGCACCTGAAGACGAAAAGGCCACTACCAGACAAAGAAAAGGTTATGATGCTAGACATCGCGTGACTCTGAGGTTGCTATCTGCCTGGTTTGATCTAAAGTGGATAACAGTG GAGTCAATTGAAACTATCGTTGCTTGCTCTGCAATGGCTCttctaaaagaaaaggaaacagAAGATGTTTCTCATCCAAAAAGCAAATGGGCCAAGTGGAAACGTGGAGGAATTATCGGAGGTGCTGCGTTAGCCGGAGGAACATTGTTGGCAGTTACTGGAG GTTTAGCTGCTCCAGCTATTGCGGCTGGATTCAGTGCCTTGGCACCTACATTAGGGACTATAATTCCCTTTGTTGGAGCAGGTGCTGCTGCTTTTGCTAGTGCTGCTGGAACTGTTGCAGGTTCTGTTGCAGTGGCAGCTTCCTTTGGTG CTGCAGGAGCTGGACTTACAGGAAGCAAAATGGCCAGAAGGATCGGAGATGTTGATGAATTTGAGTTCAAAGCTATAGGAGGAAACCATAACCAAGGG CGACTAGCAGTTCAGATCTTAATATCTGGATTTGTTTTTGAGGAAGATGACTTCAAGAGACCTTGGGATGGACAATGTGACAACTCTGAAAG TTATGTACTGCAGTGGGAGTCCAAGCATCTAATTGCTGTAAGCACAGCTATTCAGGACTGGCTTACTTCAG CATTAGCCATGGAAATGATGAAACACGGCGCAATGATGACTGTTCTAAGCTCTCTTTTGGTAGCACTGGCTTGGCCAGCTACATTGCTTTATCTCACTGATATTATTGACAGCAAATGGACGATTGCCCTGAACAG GTCTGACAAGGCAGGAAAGTTGCTAGCTGAAGTGTTACTGAAGGGGCTGCATGGTCAGAG GCCTGTGACACTTGTTGGTTTCTCCCTTGGAGCAAGGGTGATTTTCAGGTGCCTCCAAACTCTGGCTGAAAGTGAAAATAGTG CTGGACTTGTGGAGAGAGTTGTTCTTCTTGGAGCTCCCATCGGAATCAAGGACATGAACTGGGAAGCCACGCGAAAG GTGGTGTCTGGGAGATACGTGAACGTCTATTCTACGAATGATTGGATGCTTGGGATTGCCTTTCGTGCAAA GTTTTCATCTAATGTTGCCCATTGTGCGTTTGACAGTCTTCTCACCCAAGGATTAGCTGGAATTCAACCGGTTGATGTCCCCGGCATTGAAAAT GTGGACGTGACTGAGCTCATTGAGGGGCACTCGTCGTACCTATGGAGAACCCACCATATCCTCGAACAACTTGAGCTTGACACATACTTTCCCGTTTTCAACAGGAAAATCGTAGAGTCATAG
- the LOC121767620 gene encoding transmembrane and coiled-coil domain-containing protein 4-like isoform X4, whose amino-acid sequence MSSSLSPLTATQKYAAAALFALSLHQAQIHQSRPLGFPSHPDDDGDNGSACLSEERISSSSSCESVADYPQLWAHDSSGLLRPIFKYLEIDIRAWDGLQETVTYATASHHVGAFIRLLAEESSNVSRESSGKELALANAIKAMTLSLESSHGDYAAKQEKQREYEHACREKFKTSEKTAEPESEDNDLFTTRLEEKDATTAEEAHVQSVTESDRKPLEEITMLSYATKVRVLYELLTACLANAPEDEKATTRQRKGYDARHRVTLRLLSAWFDLKWITVESIETIVACSAMALLKEKETEDVSHPKSKWAKWKRGGIIGGAALAGGTLLAVTGGLAAPAIAAGFSALAPTLGTIIPFVGAGAAAFASAAGTVAGSVAVAASFGAAGAGLTGSKMARRIGDVDEFEFKAIGGNHNQGRLAVQILISGFVFEEDDFKRPWDGQCDNSESYVLQWESKHLIAVSTAIQDWLTSALAMEMMKHGAMMTVLSSLLVALAWPATLLYLTDIIDSKWTIALNRSDKAGKLLAEVLLKGLHGQRPVTLVGFSLGARVIFRCLQTLAESENSAGLVERVVLLGAPIGIKDMNWEATRKVVSGRYVNVYSTNDWMLGIAFRANLLTQGLAGIQPVDVPGIENVDVTELIEGHSSYLWRTHHILEQLELDTYFPVFNRKIVES is encoded by the exons ATGTCGTCATCACTGTCACCGCTGACAGCGACGCAGAAATACGCCGCCGCAGCGCTTTTTGCTCTATCCCTGCACCAGGCGCAGATCCATCAGAGCCGTCCATTGGGATTCCCCTCTCATCCAGACGACGACGGCGACAACGGTTCTGCCTGTTTGTCGGAGGAACGCATCAGCTCTAGCAGTAGCTGCGAATCCGTCGCAGATTATCCCCAGCTCTGGGCGCACGATTCCTCCGGTCTTCTTCGCCCTATCTTCAA gtatTTGGAAATTGATATCAGAGCGTGGGATGGGCTGCAGGAGACTGTGACGTATGCAACTGCTAGTCATCATGTTGGAGCT TTTATAAGGTTGCTAGCCGAGGAAAGTAGCAATGTATCTCGAGAATCGTCTGGGAAGGAACTGGCTTTAGCAAATGCTATAAAAGCTATGACCTTGAGTCTAGAAAGTAGTCATGGAGATTATGCGGCTAAGCAGGAGAAGCAACGCGAATATGAGCATGCTTGTCGGGAGAAGTTTAAAACCTCAGAGAAGACGGCAGAGCCAGAATCTGAAGATAATGATCTCTTTACTACTCGTCTGGAGGAAAAGGATGCCACTACAGCTGAGGAAGCCCATGTACAATCTGTCACTGAATCTGATCGGAAACCATTGGAAGAGATAACAATGCTTAGTTATGCAACGAAAGTAAGAGTTCTGTACGAGCTTCTTACTGCTTGTCTAGCCAATGCACCTGAAGACGAAAAGGCCACTACCAGACAAAGAAAAGGTTATGATGCTAGACATCGCGTGACTCTGAGGTTGCTATCTGCCTGGTTTGATCTAAAGTGGATAACAGTG GAGTCAATTGAAACTATCGTTGCTTGCTCTGCAATGGCTCttctaaaagaaaaggaaacagAAGATGTTTCTCATCCAAAAAGCAAATGGGCCAAGTGGAAACGTGGAGGAATTATCGGAGGTGCTGCGTTAGCCGGAGGAACATTGTTGGCAGTTACTGGAG GTTTAGCTGCTCCAGCTATTGCGGCTGGATTCAGTGCCTTGGCACCTACATTAGGGACTATAATTCCCTTTGTTGGAGCAGGTGCTGCTGCTTTTGCTAGTGCTGCTGGAACTGTTGCAGGTTCTGTTGCAGTGGCAGCTTCCTTTGGTG CTGCAGGAGCTGGACTTACAGGAAGCAAAATGGCCAGAAGGATCGGAGATGTTGATGAATTTGAGTTCAAAGCTATAGGAGGAAACCATAACCAAGGG CGACTAGCAGTTCAGATCTTAATATCTGGATTTGTTTTTGAGGAAGATGACTTCAAGAGACCTTGGGATGGACAATGTGACAACTCTGAAAG TTATGTACTGCAGTGGGAGTCCAAGCATCTAATTGCTGTAAGCACAGCTATTCAGGACTGGCTTACTTCAG CATTAGCCATGGAAATGATGAAACACGGCGCAATGATGACTGTTCTAAGCTCTCTTTTGGTAGCACTGGCTTGGCCAGCTACATTGCTTTATCTCACTGATATTATTGACAGCAAATGGACGATTGCCCTGAACAG GTCTGACAAGGCAGGAAAGTTGCTAGCTGAAGTGTTACTGAAGGGGCTGCATGGTCAGAG GCCTGTGACACTTGTTGGTTTCTCCCTTGGAGCAAGGGTGATTTTCAGGTGCCTCCAAACTCTGGCTGAAAGTGAAAATAGTG CTGGACTTGTGGAGAGAGTTGTTCTTCTTGGAGCTCCCATCGGAATCAAGGACATGAACTGGGAAGCCACGCGAAAG GTGGTGTCTGGGAGATACGTGAACGTCTATTCTACGAATGATTGGATGCTTGGGATTGCCTTTCGTGCAAA TCTTCTCACCCAAGGATTAGCTGGAATTCAACCGGTTGATGTCCCCGGCATTGAAAAT GTGGACGTGACTGAGCTCATTGAGGGGCACTCGTCGTACCTATGGAGAACCCACCATATCCTCGAACAACTTGAGCTTGACACATACTTTCCCGTTTTCAACAGGAAAATCGTAGAGTCATAG
- the LOC121767620 gene encoding transmembrane and coiled-coil domain-containing protein 4-like isoform X5, producing the protein MTLSLESSHGDYAAKQEKQREYEHACREKFKTSEKTAEPESEDNDLFTTRLEEKDATTAEEAHVQSVTESDRKPLEEITMLSYATKVRVLYELLTACLANAPEDEKATTRQRKGYDARHRVTLRLLSAWFDLKWITVESIETIVACSAMALLKEKETEDVSHPKSKWAKWKRGGIIGGAALAGGTLLAVTGGLAAPAIAAGFSALAPTLGTIIPFVGAGAAAFASAAGTVAGSVAVAASFGAAGAGLTGSKMARRIGDVDEFEFKAIGGNHNQGRLAVQILISGFVFEEDDFKRPWDGQCDNSESYVLQWESKHLIAVSTAIQDWLTSALAMEMMKHGAMMTVLSSLLVALAWPATLLYLTDIIDSKWTIALNRSDKAGKLLAEVLLKGLHGQRPVTLVGFSLGARVIFRCLQTLAESENSAGLVERVVLLGAPIGIKDMNWEATRKVVSGRYVNVYSTNDWMLGIAFRAKFSSNVAHCAFDSLLTQGLAGIQPVDVPGIENVDVTELIEGHSSYLWRTHHILEQLELDTYFPVFNRKIVES; encoded by the exons ATGACCTTGAGTCTAGAAAGTAGTCATGGAGATTATGCGGCTAAGCAGGAGAAGCAACGCGAATATGAGCATGCTTGTCGGGAGAAGTTTAAAACCTCAGAGAAGACGGCAGAGCCAGAATCTGAAGATAATGATCTCTTTACTACTCGTCTGGAGGAAAAGGATGCCACTACAGCTGAGGAAGCCCATGTACAATCTGTCACTGAATCTGATCGGAAACCATTGGAAGAGATAACAATGCTTAGTTATGCAACGAAAGTAAGAGTTCTGTACGAGCTTCTTACTGCTTGTCTAGCCAATGCACCTGAAGACGAAAAGGCCACTACCAGACAAAGAAAAGGTTATGATGCTAGACATCGCGTGACTCTGAGGTTGCTATCTGCCTGGTTTGATCTAAAGTGGATAACAGTG GAGTCAATTGAAACTATCGTTGCTTGCTCTGCAATGGCTCttctaaaagaaaaggaaacagAAGATGTTTCTCATCCAAAAAGCAAATGGGCCAAGTGGAAACGTGGAGGAATTATCGGAGGTGCTGCGTTAGCCGGAGGAACATTGTTGGCAGTTACTGGAG GTTTAGCTGCTCCAGCTATTGCGGCTGGATTCAGTGCCTTGGCACCTACATTAGGGACTATAATTCCCTTTGTTGGAGCAGGTGCTGCTGCTTTTGCTAGTGCTGCTGGAACTGTTGCAGGTTCTGTTGCAGTGGCAGCTTCCTTTGGTG CTGCAGGAGCTGGACTTACAGGAAGCAAAATGGCCAGAAGGATCGGAGATGTTGATGAATTTGAGTTCAAAGCTATAGGAGGAAACCATAACCAAGGG CGACTAGCAGTTCAGATCTTAATATCTGGATTTGTTTTTGAGGAAGATGACTTCAAGAGACCTTGGGATGGACAATGTGACAACTCTGAAAG TTATGTACTGCAGTGGGAGTCCAAGCATCTAATTGCTGTAAGCACAGCTATTCAGGACTGGCTTACTTCAG CATTAGCCATGGAAATGATGAAACACGGCGCAATGATGACTGTTCTAAGCTCTCTTTTGGTAGCACTGGCTTGGCCAGCTACATTGCTTTATCTCACTGATATTATTGACAGCAAATGGACGATTGCCCTGAACAG GTCTGACAAGGCAGGAAAGTTGCTAGCTGAAGTGTTACTGAAGGGGCTGCATGGTCAGAG GCCTGTGACACTTGTTGGTTTCTCCCTTGGAGCAAGGGTGATTTTCAGGTGCCTCCAAACTCTGGCTGAAAGTGAAAATAGTG CTGGACTTGTGGAGAGAGTTGTTCTTCTTGGAGCTCCCATCGGAATCAAGGACATGAACTGGGAAGCCACGCGAAAG GTGGTGTCTGGGAGATACGTGAACGTCTATTCTACGAATGATTGGATGCTTGGGATTGCCTTTCGTGCAAA GTTTTCATCTAATGTTGCCCATTGTGCGTTTGACAGTCTTCTCACCCAAGGATTAGCTGGAATTCAACCGGTTGATGTCCCCGGCATTGAAAAT GTGGACGTGACTGAGCTCATTGAGGGGCACTCGTCGTACCTATGGAGAACCCACCATATCCTCGAACAACTTGAGCTTGACACATACTTTCCCGTTTTCAACAGGAAAATCGTAGAGTCATAG